The following is a genomic window from Bacteroidales bacterium.
TCTATGGAGGAATTTTTGTGGCAGCTCTATATTCTGAAGCATATTTTGAAACAAATATCCCTAAAATAATAGATAAGGCACTCTTGTCAATTCCCTCAGAAAGTGACTATTATAAGATTGTGAAGGATGTAATCAAATTACACAATCATTATCCCTCCGACTGGCAGGCGGCATGGAAAGAGCTTGAGGAAAAATGGGGCGATGTTGACATCTGCGGCGCCGGCTCAACCTTTAATATTGACGCAAAGCTGAACGGAGCTTATATTGTCATGGGACTTCTGTACGGAGATGGTGATCCGATGAAAACACTGGAAGTCTCAACCCGATGCGGTCAGGATTCAGATTGCAATCCTTCAAATGCACTTGCAGTACTGGGAGTAATTAAAGGTTTCAGCGGATTGCCTGAGAATATGCAGTCAGGAGTTAAAGCTCTCGGTGATACTTTGTTTATACACACAACCTATTCATTTAATACAGCTGTTGCAAATACCTACAAGTATGCTCTCGACCTTATTTCAAAAGACAGTGGCGAGGTTAGTGACAAAATTATAAAAGTAAAAATACAGGAACCTGTTGCACCTGCACTTGAAGTAGCATTCCCTAATCTAGTCTTTGATAAGAAAGTCTCAATCTTCGATGAAAAAGTCTGGTCGTTTAAAGGCAAATGGAAACCTCTTGAAGTAACAGGTAGAGATAAGCAGATGACAAAGCAATCATTTTACGCTGAAAAAGCAAGTGATGAACTTGATATAGCATTTACAGGTACAGGCATATCGTTAACAGGAAACTGGTATAAAGATGGAGGCAAGGCGGATGTATATGTTGATGGCACCCTTCACCGCAGTATCGACACCTATTATGATTTTGCAAATCAGCAACATACAGAAAGCATCTGGCATATTGTCAACCTCGCTCCGGGTGATCATAAAGTGAAACTTGTTGTAAAAGGAGAAAAACGTCCCGAATCAGCAGGAACCAGAGTATACATAACATCTGCAACAATCTTCAAAACAGCCCCGAAGAAAAATGAATCATATAAATTTTCTTTCGAATAACATTTAAATCTTGGTGAACCTTTGTGTCTTTGCGTCTTGGTGGCAAAAGAAATGCCACTAAGGCACCAATTCACTAAGCAATCACCAAGAATTTTGACTTTTGAACTTTGAACTTTAAACTTTAAACTCTTAACTCTAAACTTCTTCCATATGTTTATCCCACAAAGTTATTCTCTGGCAATAATCCTCTGCATAGTCACAATGTTATGCTGGGGTTCATGGGGCAACACCCAGAAACTTGCAGGCAAATCCTGGCGTTTCGAATTGTTTTACTGGGACTATGTACTTGGTATACTTCTTTTTGCGATTCTCCTGGGACTGACACTTGGAAGCTCAGGTGAAAGCGGAAGAGGGTTTATTGAGGACATGAGACAGGCGGAGACCAAAAACATCCTTAATGCCATGGCAGGTGGTGTAATATTTAATGCTTCCAATATTCTGCTTGTTGCCGCTATGGCGATTGCAGGTATGGCCGTGGCATTCCCTGTTGGTGTCGGTATAGCATTGGCGCTGGGTGTTATTATCAATTATATTTTTGCACCGCAGGGCAATGGTACCTGGCTATTTGGCGGAGTTGCTCTGATAGTTGCAGCTATCATAATTGATGCAATTGCCTATAAGAAACACAGTTCATCGCTGCAGAAAGTCTCAGGTAAGGGAATAATTCTCTCAGTTTCTGCCGGTGTTTTGATGGCTCTTTTCTACCGTTTCGTTGCAAGTTCCATGGTAACCAGTTTTGAAGTTCCCGAAGCCGGAAAACTTACACCATATTCAGCAATCTTCTTTTTCGCAATTGGAGTTGTGGTCAGTAATTTCCTGTTCAATTATATCATTATGAAACGCCCGTTTGACGGAGCCCCTCTCTCATTCAGTGATTATAAGGCCGGAAATTTAAAAGTACATCTTACAGGTATACTTGGAGGTGTAATCTGGAACATAGGAATGTCGATGAGCATTATCGCATCGGGAAAAGCAGGATTTGCGATTTCATACGGACTTGGTCAGGGGGCAACGCTTATTGCAGCTTTATGGGGTGTCTTTATCTGGAAAGAATTCAAGGGAGCTTCAAAATCTGTCAACAACCTTATTTTTCTGATGTTCCTTGCTTATCTGGCAGGACTTGCACTATTGGTATATGCAGGCACTTAATTCCTGATTTCATTTTACAGCAGAGGACGCAAAGTTAAAACGCAGAGAACCGCAGAGTAATATTCTGGTTTTCTCTGCGGCTCTCTGCTTTTTCTCGGCTCATCTCTGCGGTTAATATTTTCTTATAAAAGATCCTTTTCAAAGGCCTCCTTATCGAATTTATACTTATTACCAAGAAACTCAATGATCTTGGATGTGTCAGAATAGGCATTTCCGAGACAGGTTGAAGCCCCTGGTGAAGGGGTAATATTGAAAATGATATTATCACCGCTCAGCTTGGCCTCTCCCATCTCCAGTTTTCTTGTTGTGTTGTTTACAATCTGGGGCCGGGTACCTCCAATGCCCTTAGCATATTTCAGCTCATCAAGCTTAAGGGATGGTACTATCTTTCTTACCTCTTTGATAAACAAACGCTTACCGATATATGGCAGATCATAAAGAAAATTCATAAATATGTAACTGAAGAGCACCCTGTCAAAGATGATCTTCAATAAACTGATAATCGGATTTATCCCTAATCCAAATGTTTTCCAGTATTCGGTGAAAGTTGACATATTATGTCTTTCGAGCTGGAATATTGGCTTTGCTGTTGGTCCAAACCTTGTAACATGCTCACTGTGAACCTCAGGGTCGCCGTGAATTGCTGCAAAAGGAAGTTTAGGTACCTGTATTGTATATACTTTACCGTTAAGTACTTTAGGAGCTGTGTAAAAACTTCCGGCCATTGATAAAACAGCAAGGTTCTTTCCATAACCAAGCGACTTTGCAATCATGAGACTATGACCTCCTGCTGCTATTACAACAACTTTAGCATGAAGCTCCCCTTTGCTTGTAAGTACAGTGTAAAAGTCACCGGTTTTTGCAATCTTCAGAAGTTTTGTATCAAGCTGAATATCAAGTAATGGATTATTTCTCAGAGCATTATCGACAAAAGAATGACAAAGTCTTTTAAAATCAACGGTATAGCCATCTTCAGTCACCAGGGCCAGGATCTCCTGATTTGGATCTCTGCCTTCCAGTACACGCGGTTCTATTTTCCCTATTTCTTCTCTTTCAATCATTTTCAATTTTGGAAAGAGCTCACTAAAAGGAGGATACCTCTTTTTCAGTTCCTGAACCTGCCCTGCCCCTACAGCAAGAACCATTTTCGAGTACTTGCTGAATAATTTCTTATCACCAGTCTCTCCTTTTCCATTCTCAAGATATTTCATCACCATATCAGCCATACGCTTAACACTCCTGGCTTTTTCAATTGAGTAATTGGTCTCAATATCACCGAAATGAAGAGTCTGACTGTTGTTATATGACGCTGAGTTTACTAAACCAAAATCGGAATATTTTTCTATGAGTTTGATATTCTTAATATCAGTGTATTTGCTTAAGGTATAAAGAAGGGCTGTTCCCACAACACCTCCTCCTACAATAAGCACCTCAAATTCAGGAGTTTTCTGGTTCATATCTGTTACCTCATATTTAGTGGAATATATGGATGCTCACCGTAAACGTTTTTAAACGCAGGACGAATAATCCTTTTTGCAGAGAAAGTAAGTTCTTCTATTCTGTGAGCACACCATCCTGATACTCTACCGATTGCAAACAATGGAGTGTAAAGTTCCTTTGAAATATCGAGACATGCATAGACGAAACCAGAATAAAAGTCAACATTTATACAAACAACTTTTGTTGATTTTTCTCCTTTAAAAACTCTGAATACTTCCGGAGTAAGTCTTTCAACAAGTGAATAAAGTTCAAATTCCGCTAGTCTTCCTTTTTCAATGGCAAGTTCCCTGGCTTTGGCTTTTAAAATAGCAGCCCTTGGATCGGAAATAGTATATACTGCATGACCAATTCCATAAATCTTACCGGAAAAGTCATTAGCTTTTTTATTTAGAATCTTAAGCAGGTGCTCTGTTACCTCTTTCTCGCTTGTCCAATCTTTAACATGAACCTTCATGTCTTCCATCATTTCAAGTACTCTCACATTTGCGCCCCCGTGCAATGGCCCTTTCAACGATCCGATAGCAGATGTAATGGCAGAGTAAATATCAGTTTCAGAAGAACTTGTGACTCTTAAGGTAAATGTGGAGTTATTTCCGCCACCGTGCTCGGCATGCAAAACAAGAAGAAGATCGAGAAGATCAGCTTCCAGTTTTGAATAGCCTTTACAATCACCTTTAATAAGATAAAGAAAGTTTTCAGCAGTACTAAGATTAGGCTGAGGATGTCTTATTGACAACGTCTTTCCTTTATACAAATGTCTTAATGCCTGGTATGAATAAGCAACAATCGTCGGAAATTTGGCAATCATGCTTAATGATTGTTTGATCATATTATCAAGAGCGATGCTGTCGGGTTTCTCATCAAGCGTGTATAATCCAAGAACTGACCTGGCAAGAATATTAAGTACATCCTTGCCTTTCATCGACAATATCATATCTTTTGTAAAATCATCTGGCAAGGTTCGCAGGGTTGCCAGATGAGCTGAAAACTCACTCAGTTCTTCCTTATTTGGCAAATGTCCGGTGAGCAAAAGGAAAACCGTTTCTTCAAATCCATGACGGTCCTCCTTCTGAAATCCCTGAGTAATGTCCTCTATATCAATTCCTCTGTATAATAGCCTTCCGGGAATTGCCACAACTTTTCCGCCTTCTTTCTTATAACCAACAACATTGCCGATGTTAGTCAGTCCAACAAGAACACCTGTCCCATCCTGGTTCCTTAATCCGCGTTTGACCTCGTATTCTTCAAACAGTTTATTGTCTATGTTGCATGATTCCTTTACCGAGGTTTCTAGTTTTGAGAAGAAAGTTGTGTTGCTCATATGATTGGGGGTTTAAATATTTTACTTAAGGTTAGCAATTATTGCATCACCAAATTCTGATGTTTTAAGAAGTGTGGCGTTCTCCATAAGTCTGTGAAAATCATATGTGACTTTCTTATTATGAATAGCACCTTCAAGACCGGCATAGATACTTTCTGAAACCTCATCCCAGCCCATATATTCGAACATAAGTGCTCCTGAAAGGATCACGGATCCGGGATTAACTTTATCCTGATCAGCATACTTTGGTGCAGTTCCGTGAGTGGCTTCAAATATTGCATGACCAGTT
Proteins encoded in this region:
- a CDS encoding citrate synthase; translated protein: MSNTTFFSKLETSVKESCNIDNKLFEEYEVKRGLRNQDGTGVLVGLTNIGNVVGYKKEGGKVVAIPGRLLYRGIDIEDITQGFQKEDRHGFEETVFLLLTGHLPNKEELSEFSAHLATLRTLPDDFTKDMILSMKGKDVLNILARSVLGLYTLDEKPDSIALDNMIKQSLSMIAKFPTIVAYSYQALRHLYKGKTLSIRHPQPNLSTAENFLYLIKGDCKGYSKLEADLLDLLLVLHAEHGGGNNSTFTLRVTSSSETDIYSAITSAIGSLKGPLHGGANVRVLEMMEDMKVHVKDWTSEKEVTEHLLKILNKKANDFSGKIYGIGHAVYTISDPRAAILKAKARELAIEKGRLAEFELYSLVERLTPEVFRVFKGEKSTKVVCINVDFYSGFVYACLDISKELYTPLFAIGRVSGWCAHRIEELTFSAKRIIRPAFKNVYGEHPYIPLNMR
- a CDS encoding FAD-dependent oxidoreductase; protein product: MNQKTPEFEVLIVGGGVVGTALLYTLSKYTDIKNIKLIEKYSDFGLVNSASYNNSQTLHFGDIETNYSIEKARSVKRMADMVMKYLENGKGETGDKKLFSKYSKMVLAVGAGQVQELKKRYPPFSELFPKLKMIEREEIGKIEPRVLEGRDPNQEILALVTEDGYTVDFKRLCHSFVDNALRNNPLLDIQLDTKLLKIAKTGDFYTVLTSKGELHAKVVVIAAGGHSLMIAKSLGYGKNLAVLSMAGSFYTAPKVLNGKVYTIQVPKLPFAAIHGDPEVHSEHVTRFGPTAKPIFQLERHNMSTFTEYWKTFGLGINPIISLLKIIFDRVLFSYIFMNFLYDLPYIGKRLFIKEVRKIVPSLKLDELKYAKGIGGTRPQIVNNTTRKLEMGEAKLSGDNIIFNITPSPGASTCLGNAYSDTSKIIEFLGNKYKFDKEAFEKDLL
- a CDS encoding ADP-ribosylglycohydrolase family protein, which produces MKTIKHLISISIVLFLAISCTNSSEEFRTIKPEVLKDKIAGGWAGKMVGVTYGAPTEFRAQGRIYSDSIKWKPTDIRGSMWQDDIYVQLTFLMSMDKYGIDAPSKKYQEMFAKAGYMLWHANMQARKNYYDSIFAPLSGTPEYNIHADDIDFQIEADYIGFMCPGMPQTATKIADKIGRIMNYGDGVYGGIFVAALYSEAYFETNIPKIIDKALLSIPSESDYYKIVKDVIKLHNHYPSDWQAAWKELEEKWGDVDICGAGSTFNIDAKLNGAYIVMGLLYGDGDPMKTLEVSTRCGQDSDCNPSNALAVLGVIKGFSGLPENMQSGVKALGDTLFIHTTYSFNTAVANTYKYALDLISKDSGEVSDKIIKVKIQEPVAPALEVAFPNLVFDKKVSIFDEKVWSFKGKWKPLEVTGRDKQMTKQSFYAEKASDELDIAFTGTGISLTGNWYKDGGKADVYVDGTLHRSIDTYYDFANQQHTESIWHIVNLAPGDHKVKLVVKGEKRPESAGTRVYITSATIFKTAPKKNESYKFSFE
- a CDS encoding multidrug DMT transporter permease, giving the protein MFIPQSYSLAIILCIVTMLCWGSWGNTQKLAGKSWRFELFYWDYVLGILLFAILLGLTLGSSGESGRGFIEDMRQAETKNILNAMAGGVIFNASNILLVAAMAIAGMAVAFPVGVGIALALGVIINYIFAPQGNGTWLFGGVALIVAAIIIDAIAYKKHSSSLQKVSGKGIILSVSAGVLMALFYRFVASSMVTSFEVPEAGKLTPYSAIFFFAIGVVVSNFLFNYIIMKRPFDGAPLSFSDYKAGNLKVHLTGILGGVIWNIGMSMSIIASGKAGFAISYGLGQGATLIAALWGVFIWKEFKGASKSVNNLIFLMFLAYLAGLALLVYAGT